A single region of the Chiroxiphia lanceolata isolate bChiLan1 chromosome 20, bChiLan1.pri, whole genome shotgun sequence genome encodes:
- the LOC116796752 gene encoding glutamine-rich protein 2-like, giving the protein MATPLDTLSLSQLLDLAIGMPQNGAVHFAAMRKLLQAVLGHLDVQYLTAQEPWTGELSGPSLAELATDVKQMKKEMEAVKTFMPEIFSQALDEESGEAKGVPRIPVAQSRMAEDMKKIMEEYDQAMADYQDLREEIGMIKVTQSNMAQKMKETLALMKKMEDDIAQLREDIAKWKEETNEQITQQLESVLQETKSELKKLEEQQEMRNAMLEQLVTETANQMQEKLGELEETVSTVQEEQEKAKCSKCTFDYKVLLGELVQRCEKLEEEVESLESRQTAVGKVENIIKQRSQDQQLLQHIEDKVRKIQGDCEELSLVSENLQKDCEEKQKAIEMLFQSLETLKKNKAEEQNMLAAKDMKSALGSKVSCTQFEASMERIDQRMQEMQGQVLGQNEHWNEVEQQLSNMMENKLDRLELKPFHKQMEKTWQKSIKELEKKMAESDSAAGLRKQLPVPFTCLSCDRPVKTQVPGPKPETLPYLQPLPPIKDAQHSQRRTVVNGKIPRVIPSTGSPQSSRSLGQHIQASPRNNVRLKGITALPSRPNVTIVVGTSGPNSPDQKDQTPAVDSTQEEPGPSTSQEQRPAKTRKPKHVSWAPQLTQIKIIPARETSPSPTRETGENNRYADIDIEEERRIAFEELVNLIKK; this is encoded by the exons aTGGCAACACCCTTGGACActctcagcctctcccagctgctggatcTCGCCATCGGGATGCCCCAGAATGGAGCCGTCCACTTTGCGGCCATGAGGAAACTGCTGCAGGCCGTGCTGGGGCACCTGGACGTGCAGTACCTGACAGCCCAGGAGCCGTGGACGGGCGAGCTGAGTGGCCCCTCACTGGCTGAGTTGGCCACTGatgtaaaacaaatgaaaaaggaaatggaagctGTCAAGACATTCATGCCAGAG ATTTTCTCTCAGGCTCTTGATGAGGAGAGTGGTGAGGCCAAAGGTGTGCCAAGGATCCCAGTGGCGCAG TCCCGCATGGCAGAGGACATGAAGAAGATCATGGAGGAGTATGATCAG GCCATGGCTGACTACCAGGATCTCCGTGAGGAGATTGGCATGATTAAGGTGACACAGTCCAACATGGCTCAGAAGATGAAGGAGACCCTTGCATTG ATGAAGAAGATGGAGGATGACATTGCACAGCTGAGGGAGGATATTGCTAAGTGGAAAGAAGAGACCAATGAGCAGATCACTCAGCAACTGGA GTCCGTGCTGCAGGAGACAAAGAGTGAACTCAAGAAgttggaggagcagcaggagatgaggaatgccatgctggagcagctggtgaCTGAGACAGCCAACCAGATGCAGGAGAAG ctgggcGAGCTGGAGGAGACAGTGAGCACcgtgcaggaggagcaggagaaggcaAAGTGCTCCAAGTGCACCTTCGACTACAAAGTGCTTTTGGGGGAGCTCGTCCAGCGCTGTGAGAAACTCGAGGAGGAGGTGGAGTCCCTGGAGTCCCGGCAGACAGCTGTGGGCAAGGTGGAGAACATCATAAAGCAAAGGAGCCAG gaccagcagctcctgcagcacataGAGGACAAGGTCAGGAAGATTCAAGGGGACTGTGAGGAGCTCAGCTTGGTCTCAGAGAACCTCCAGAAGGActgtgaggaaaagcagaaagctaTTGAG ATGCTGTTCCAGTCCTTGGAGACACTGAAGAAGAacaaagcagaggagcagaacaTGTTGGCGGCAAAGGACATG AAATCTGCCTTGGGCAGCAAAGTCAGTTGCACCCAGTTTGAGGCGAGCATGGAGCGGATAGATCAGAGGATGCAGGAGATGCAGGGCCAGGTGTTGGGACAGAATGAGCACTGGAACGAGGTGGAACAGCAGCTCAGCAACATGATGGAAAACAAG CTGGATCGCCTGGAGCTGAAGCCTTTCCATAAGCAGATGGAGAAAACCTGGCAGAAGAGCATCAAAGAACTCGAGAAGAAGATGGCCGAGAGTGACAGCGCTGCTGGGCTGAGGAA GCAGCTGCCAGTCCCTTTCACGTGCCTGTCCTGTGACCGCCCGGTCAAAACGCAGGTTCCTGGCCC GAAACCCGAGACACTCCCGTACTTGCAGCCACTGCCCCCCATCAAGGATGCACAACACAGCCAAAG GAGAACAGTGGTCAATGGCAAGATCCCCCGAGTGATACCGAGCACTGGGagccctcagagcagcagaagcCTCGGGCAGCACATCCAGGCTTCCCCCCGGAACAACGTGCGGCTGAAGGGCATCACAGCACTCCCCAGCAGG cctaACGTGACCATAGTGGTGGGCACTTCTGGCCCCAACTCCCCGGACCAGAAGGACCAGACTCCTGCGGTGGACAGCACACAGGAAGAGCCAG GCCCTTCCACCTCACAGGAGCAACGGCCAGCCAAGACCCGCAAGCCCAAGCACGTCTCCTGGGCACCACAGCTCACCCAGATAAAGATCATCCCAGCCCGTGAGACGTCACCTTCCCCAACCAGAGAGACAGGAGAGAACAACCGGTACGCAGACATAGACATcgaagaagagagaagaatagCGTTTGAGGAGTTGGTTAATTTAataaagaagtaa